One genomic segment of Protaetiibacter intestinalis includes these proteins:
- a CDS encoding ABC transporter permease produces MNLFAEALAWLFSPDRLTGSLPLPLAFGQHLLFTFVSVLIAAAIAIPLGWYIGHTGRGRQLAIGLSGAARAIPSFGLILLLVLVLGVLHKPEAAITAFVLLAVPSILAGAYAGLEAVDRRVVDAARAVGMTEWQILWRVEVPLGLPLLIGGLRSAALQVVATVAIAAYIGLGGLGYYIIQGVALRRFDQVLGGALAIVALALILDGLFALVQRVVVPRGVTAGRVKDVRDGSSRRRRVAGAVTE; encoded by the coding sequence ATGAACCTCTTCGCCGAGGCCCTCGCGTGGCTCTTCTCGCCCGATCGGCTGACGGGCAGCCTGCCGCTGCCGCTCGCGTTCGGGCAGCACCTGCTGTTCACCTTCGTGTCGGTGCTCATCGCCGCGGCGATCGCGATCCCGCTCGGCTGGTACATCGGGCACACGGGGCGCGGCCGGCAGCTCGCGATCGGCCTCTCGGGCGCGGCGCGCGCGATCCCCTCGTTCGGGCTCATCCTGCTGCTCGTGCTGGTCTTGGGCGTGCTGCACAAGCCGGAGGCGGCGATCACGGCGTTCGTGCTGCTCGCCGTCCCCTCGATCCTGGCGGGCGCCTACGCGGGGCTCGAGGCGGTGGACCGACGGGTCGTGGACGCCGCGCGCGCGGTGGGCATGACCGAGTGGCAGATCCTGTGGCGGGTCGAGGTGCCGCTCGGGCTGCCGCTGCTCATCGGCGGGCTGCGCTCGGCCGCCCTGCAGGTCGTCGCGACCGTCGCGATCGCCGCGTACATCGGCCTCGGCGGGCTCGGCTACTACATCATCCAGGGCGTCGCCCTGCGCCGCTTCGACCAGGTGCTCGGCGGCGCGCTCGCGATCGTGGCGCTCGCCCTCATCCTCGACGGACTGTTCGCGCTCGTGCAGCGCGTCGTCGTCCCGCGCGGCGTCACCGCCGGCCGGGTCAAGGACGTCCGGGACGGCTCGTCCCGGCGCCGACGGGTGGCAGGTGCTGTCACCGAATGA
- a CDS encoding ABC transporter permease, which yields MNWVLDNLDLIGRLTVEHLRQSALPIVLGFLIAIPLGWLAFRFRLTRGLVLTITGLLYTIPSLALFILLPTVLGISVLSEANLIIALTIYAVAIMARSIADALASVDPAVRQSATAVGYGAWRRFWAVEFPLAGPVVLAGLRVTAVSTIALTTVGILIGVDNLGYLFTNGYQRRIIPEILAGVVATMVIALLVDALLVLAGRWLMPWAPRRGARPPLERAVAATAPGGAA from the coding sequence ATGAACTGGGTGCTCGACAACCTCGACCTGATCGGGCGCCTGACGGTCGAACACCTGCGCCAGAGCGCGCTGCCGATCGTGCTCGGCTTCCTCATCGCCATCCCGCTCGGCTGGCTGGCGTTCCGGTTCAGGCTCACCCGCGGGCTCGTGCTCACCATCACGGGGCTGCTGTACACGATCCCCTCGCTCGCGCTGTTCATCCTGCTGCCGACGGTGCTGGGGATCAGCGTGCTGTCGGAGGCGAACCTCATCATCGCCCTCACCATCTACGCGGTCGCGATCATGGCGCGCTCGATCGCCGACGCCCTCGCCTCGGTCGACCCGGCCGTGCGGCAGTCGGCGACCGCCGTCGGCTACGGGGCGTGGCGGCGCTTCTGGGCGGTCGAGTTCCCGCTCGCGGGCCCCGTCGTGCTGGCGGGCCTGCGCGTGACCGCGGTCTCGACCATCGCGCTCACGACGGTCGGCATCCTCATCGGCGTCGACAACCTCGGCTACCTGTTCACGAACGGCTACCAGCGGCGCATCATCCCCGAGATCCTCGCGGGCGTCGTCGCGACGATGGTCATCGCCCTGCTCGTGGATGCGCTGCTCGTGCTCGCCGGGCGGTGGCTCATGCCGTGGGCGCCGCGGCGCGGGGCGCGTCCGCCCCTCGAGCGGGCCGTCGCGGCGACCGCGCCGGGAGGGGCGGCATGA
- a CDS encoding ABC transporter ATP-binding protein, with translation MIEFRSVTKRFPDGTLAVEEFSLVIPARKTTVFVGSSGSGKTTLLRMINRMVEPSSGTIEIDGEDVQARDAVQLRRSIGYVMQNGGLLPHHKVIDNVATVPVLNGVPRRRAREQALELLDTVGLDRSLADRYPSQLSGGQQQRVGVARGLAADPNILLMDEPFGAVDPIVRAELQQETIRLQRDLDKTVVFVTHDIDEAFLLGDQVVILETGARIAQVGSPSEILEAPASEFVASFVGVDRGSRALHTKTTASGTVLVDASGRTQGVLVDGPA, from the coding sequence ATGATCGAATTCCGCTCCGTGACGAAGCGATTCCCCGACGGCACGCTGGCCGTCGAGGAGTTCAGCCTCGTGATCCCCGCGCGCAAGACCACCGTCTTCGTGGGCTCGTCGGGCAGCGGCAAGACCACCCTGCTGCGCATGATCAACCGCATGGTCGAGCCGAGCTCCGGCACGATCGAGATCGACGGGGAGGACGTCCAGGCTCGGGATGCGGTGCAGCTGCGGCGCAGCATCGGCTACGTCATGCAGAACGGCGGCCTGCTGCCGCACCACAAGGTGATCGACAACGTCGCGACCGTGCCGGTGCTGAACGGCGTGCCGAGGCGTCGCGCGCGCGAGCAGGCGCTCGAACTGCTCGACACGGTCGGCCTCGACCGCTCGCTCGCCGACCGGTACCCGAGCCAGCTCTCCGGCGGGCAGCAGCAGCGCGTCGGCGTGGCGCGGGGCCTCGCCGCCGACCCCAACATCCTGCTCATGGACGAGCCGTTCGGCGCCGTCGACCCCATCGTGCGCGCGGAGCTCCAGCAGGAGACCATCCGCCTGCAGCGCGACCTCGACAAGACGGTCGTGTTCGTCACGCACGACATCGACGAGGCGTTCCTGCTCGGCGACCAGGTGGTCATCCTCGAGACGGGCGCGCGGATCGCCCAGGTCGGCAGCCCCTCCGAGATCCTGGAGGCGCCGGCGAGCGAGTTCGTCGCCTCCTTCGTGGGGGTCGACCGCGGATCGCGCGCGCTGCACACCAAGACGACGGCCTCGGGCACGGTGCTCGTCGACGCGAGCGGGCGCACCCAGGGCGTGCTCGTGGACGGGCCCGCATGA
- a CDS encoding TetR/AcrR family transcriptional regulator: MPDILTEPRDHPTMLIRNEPMQARSTARLAALLDAAAAVVAEIGYERLTTAMVAEGAGASIGTVYRYFPDRIAVLQSLAARNEERATDRVLAAVDDPAHADWLAALSASFDVFVGLFRTEPGFASLRLGDVLDLRPAEGTPRNSVMASAIFDALASRFGLPEESELRAAFEVAIEATDALVARAFARDAHGDAARLDAARRAVAAIIAESLPLPPR; encoded by the coding sequence GTGCCCGACATTCTCACCGAGCCCCGTGACCACCCCACGATGCTCATCCGCAACGAGCCGATGCAGGCCCGCAGCACCGCCCGCCTCGCCGCGCTCCTCGACGCGGCCGCCGCGGTCGTCGCCGAGATCGGCTACGAGCGCCTGACGACGGCGATGGTCGCCGAGGGGGCGGGGGCCTCCATCGGCACCGTCTACCGCTACTTCCCCGACCGGATCGCCGTGCTGCAGAGCCTCGCCGCGCGCAACGAGGAGCGCGCCACCGACCGCGTGCTCGCCGCCGTCGACGACCCCGCCCACGCCGACTGGCTGGCCGCGCTGTCCGCCTCGTTCGACGTCTTCGTCGGGCTGTTCCGCACCGAGCCGGGCTTCGCCTCGCTCCGGCTCGGCGACGTGCTCGACCTGCGCCCGGCGGAGGGCACCCCGCGCAACTCGGTCATGGCATCCGCGATCTTCGACGCGCTCGCCTCCCGCTTCGGCCTGCCCGAGGAGTCCGAGCTGCGCGCCGCGTTCGAGGTCGCGATCGAGGCGACCGACGCGCTCGTCGCGCGGGCCTTCGCGCGTGACGCCCACGGCGACGCCGCACGGCTCGACGCGGCCCGTCGCGCGGTCGCGGCGATCATCGCCGAGAGCCTGCCGCTGCCGCCCCGCTGA
- a CDS encoding App1 family protein has product MESAEPTPADGSEQPRRLHLAARIEDAIHRIRERRGRRRGLVPTIVPFPGYGGDGWLRVLGRVILVKPGRRAPDRFTSIRGWRAFLSIPVKDTELVVHVAGAEHVIRTDRGGVIDARVEAALSPGWDAVLLTLEGADAIEAPVFVVDPAVDFGIVSDIDDTVLVTALPRPFLAAWNTFVVNEHARRPVPGISVLFDRLVSAHPGGPVVYLSTGAWNVVPALNRFLSRHLYPRGTFLLTDWGPTPDRWFRSGQVHKTESLARLALEFPRVRWLLVGDDGQHDEERYAEFQAAYPDRVAAVAIRQLTRGEAVLAGGRSQQEAHGAAVPWVYGADGAELAEQLTALGLLGEPRA; this is encoded by the coding sequence ATGGAGTCCGCCGAGCCGACGCCCGCCGACGGTTCGGAGCAGCCGCGTCGGCTGCATCTCGCGGCCCGCATCGAGGACGCGATCCACCGCATCCGCGAACGTCGCGGACGCCGCCGCGGACTCGTGCCGACGATCGTCCCGTTCCCCGGCTACGGGGGCGACGGCTGGCTGCGCGTGCTCGGCCGGGTGATCCTCGTGAAGCCCGGCCGTCGCGCCCCCGACCGCTTCACGAGCATCCGCGGCTGGCGCGCGTTCCTCAGCATCCCCGTGAAGGACACCGAGCTCGTCGTGCACGTCGCGGGCGCCGAACACGTCATCCGCACCGACCGCGGCGGCGTCATCGACGCCCGCGTCGAGGCGGCGCTCTCCCCCGGCTGGGACGCGGTGCTGCTGACCCTCGAGGGGGCGGATGCGATCGAGGCGCCCGTCTTCGTCGTCGACCCCGCGGTCGACTTCGGGATCGTCTCCGACATCGACGACACCGTGCTCGTGACGGCCCTGCCGCGACCCTTCCTCGCCGCGTGGAACACCTTCGTCGTCAACGAGCACGCCCGCCGCCCGGTGCCCGGGATCTCGGTGCTGTTCGACCGGCTCGTGAGCGCGCACCCGGGCGGGCCGGTCGTCTACCTCTCCACGGGCGCCTGGAACGTCGTGCCGGCGCTCAACCGCTTCCTCTCCCGCCACCTCTACCCCCGTGGCACCTTCCTGCTGACCGATTGGGGGCCGACGCCGGACCGCTGGTTCCGCAGCGGCCAGGTGCACAAGACGGAGTCGCTCGCGCGGCTCGCGCTCGAGTTCCCGAGGGTGCGCTGGCTGCTCGTCGGCGACGACGGCCAGCACGACGAGGAGCGCTACGCCGAGTTCCAGGCGGCGTACCCGGACCGCGTGGCCGCGGTCGCCATCCGCCAGTTGACCCGTGGCGAGGCGGTGCTCGCGGGTGGCCGTTCGCAGCAGGAGGCGCACGGGGCGGCGGTGCCGTGGGTGTACGGGGCCGACGGCGCCGAGCTCGCCGAGCAGCTGACGGCGCTCGGGCTGCTCGGCGAACCGCGCGCGTAA
- a CDS encoding winged helix DNA-binding domain-containing protein has translation MLSPRGRRTVAGLRLAAQHIARTPTAGPAEVVRGLLAVQAQDYPGALWAVGLRSGATEAQVEAAHTSGAIVRSWPFRGTLHLVAAEDLGWMLSLTGERIARSAAGRVRQLGITEAELERVAAIARARLAGGGRADRSELLAAFRAGGVPTEGDRGIHLLGNLAHTGLVVLSGRTEYALLEEHVAEPRRLDPDAAADELALRYYAGHGPATVRDLAWWSGLPLTLVRAATERVRGRLAELEVDGVVHLMRPGLEPAAGGVRLLPGFDEYLLGYADRSAVLAPEYAGAVVPGGNGLFLPTIVSRGEIVGLWRRDLGRRTVRVELAPFAPLPATVRASAEAEARRYGRFLGRPVELGD, from the coding sequence ATGCTCTCCCCGCGCGGTCGGCGCACGGTGGCCGGATTGCGGCTCGCCGCGCAGCACATCGCGCGCACGCCGACGGCGGGGCCCGCCGAGGTGGTGCGCGGGCTGCTCGCCGTGCAGGCGCAGGACTACCCGGGCGCGCTGTGGGCCGTGGGACTGCGCAGCGGCGCGACCGAGGCGCAGGTCGAGGCCGCGCACACCTCGGGCGCGATCGTGCGCTCGTGGCCGTTCCGCGGCACGCTGCACCTCGTCGCCGCCGAGGACCTCGGATGGATGCTGTCGCTCACGGGCGAGCGCATCGCGCGTTCCGCGGCGGGCCGCGTGCGGCAGCTCGGCATCACCGAGGCCGAGCTGGAGCGCGTCGCCGCGATCGCCCGCGCGCGGCTCGCGGGCGGTGGGCGCGCCGACCGCAGCGAGCTGCTCGCCGCCTTCCGCGCGGGCGGCGTGCCGACCGAGGGCGACCGCGGCATCCATCTGCTCGGCAACCTCGCCCACACGGGCCTCGTCGTGCTCTCCGGCCGCACCGAGTACGCCCTGCTCGAGGAGCACGTGGCCGAACCCCGCCGACTCGACCCGGATGCGGCCGCCGACGAACTCGCGCTGCGCTACTACGCAGGTCACGGGCCCGCGACCGTGCGCGACCTCGCCTGGTGGTCGGGCCTGCCGCTCACGCTCGTGCGCGCGGCGACCGAGCGCGTGCGCGGGCGGCTCGCCGAGCTCGAGGTCGACGGGGTCGTGCACCTCATGCGCCCGGGCCTCGAGCCCGCCGCCGGCGGCGTGCGGCTGCTGCCGGGCTTCGACGAGTACCTGCTCGGCTACGCCGACCGCTCCGCCGTGCTCGCCCCGGAGTACGCGGGCGCGGTCGTGCCGGGCGGCAACGGGCTGTTCCTGCCGACGATCGTCTCGCGCGGCGAGATCGTGGGGCTCTGGCGACGCGACCTCGGCCGCCGGACCGTCCGCGTCGAGCTCGCACCCTTCGCGCCGCTGCCCGCCACCGTGCGGGCGTCCGCGGAGGCGGAGGCGCGCCGCTACGGCCGCTTCCTCGGGCGCCCGGTCGAGCTGGGCGACTAG
- a CDS encoding glycoside hydrolase family 3 N-terminal domain-containing protein, which produces MRRPAAVLAAALAVAALAGCAPQATPVSAAPPRAWAPAVAPQPVDPGAAYLTARLADMTTLQLAESVIMPRIPSTDPAAARAAVAASGVGGVILMGGDTQYSVDVARALTTALTTDPGLPPLTAVDQEGGTVARLDDPGPSARALGRMPPEATRQAFADRARLVASAGFDLNFGIVADVTGDPGSFLAPRVFGGDPAAVADRVAAAVAGESGIVLSTLKHFPGHGGAPGDSHHLIPETAMSLDEWRATQAPPFRAGIDAGAELVMVGHLRYTAVDAAPASLSPTWYRILRDELGFDGVIVTDSLSMLQDSGDPAYADPAANGLAALAAGADLLLYAGPVDTTAVAQRIADAVADGTLPPERLRDAAERVMQLRRSVASSDAPYVRCRAACAAAVG; this is translated from the coding sequence ATGCGGAGACCGGCGGCGGTGCTCGCGGCGGCGCTCGCCGTGGCGGCGCTCGCCGGGTGCGCGCCGCAGGCGACGCCCGTGTCGGCCGCGCCGCCGCGCGCCTGGGCGCCCGCGGTCGCCCCGCAGCCGGTCGACCCCGGGGCCGCATACCTCACGGCGCGCCTCGCCGACATGACGACGCTGCAGCTCGCCGAGAGCGTCATCATGCCGCGCATCCCGAGCACCGACCCGGCCGCCGCGCGGGCCGCCGTGGCGGCATCCGGGGTGGGCGGGGTGATCCTCATGGGCGGCGACACGCAGTACTCCGTCGACGTCGCACGGGCGCTCACGACGGCGCTCACGACCGATCCGGGGTTGCCGCCGCTCACCGCGGTCGACCAGGAGGGCGGCACGGTCGCCCGGCTCGACGACCCGGGCCCGAGCGCCCGGGCGCTCGGACGGATGCCGCCCGAGGCCACCCGCCAGGCGTTCGCCGACCGCGCGCGGCTCGTGGCATCCGCGGGGTTCGACCTCAACTTCGGTATCGTCGCCGACGTGACCGGCGACCCGGGTTCGTTCCTCGCCCCGCGCGTCTTCGGCGGCGACCCGGCGGCCGTCGCGGACCGTGTCGCGGCGGCGGTGGCGGGGGAGTCGGGCATCGTGCTCTCCACGCTCAAGCACTTCCCGGGGCACGGCGGCGCCCCGGGCGACTCGCACCACCTCATCCCCGAGACGGCGATGAGTCTCGACGAGTGGCGCGCCACGCAGGCGCCGCCGTTCCGGGCGGGCATCGACGCGGGGGCGGAGCTCGTCATGGTGGGGCACCTGCGCTACACCGCCGTCGATGCCGCTCCGGCCTCGCTCTCGCCGACCTGGTACCGCATCCTGCGCGACGAGCTCGGCTTCGACGGGGTGATCGTGACCGACTCGCTCAGCATGCTGCAGGACTCGGGCGACCCCGCCTACGCCGACCCGGCCGCGAACGGGCTCGCGGCGCTCGCGGCGGGCGCCGACCTGCTGCTGTACGCGGGGCCGGTCGACACGACCGCGGTCGCGCAGCGGATCGCCGACGCGGTCGCCGACGGCACGCTGCCTCCCGAGCGGCTGCGGGATGCGGCCGAGCGTGTCATGCAGCTGCGCCGCTCGGTCGCGAGCTCGGATGCGCCGTACGTGCGCTGCCGCGCGGCCTGCGCGGCGGCCGTCGGCTAG
- a CDS encoding carbohydrate ABC transporter permease, protein MSTTLKLPTLRRRRASENAEPDAPRGVLSVHDRRRGPVRAGQAASHVFLFVGLVVVGLGPLLWLAKAAVSTTQDIIQQPLALWPSGIDWGNLQQAWVEVEVGRYFFNTIALAAGQWVVGLVIATTGAYVLSILRPAYARVLQAAVLATLFVPSVVLLVPLFITVARPAFGPSLLNSYLGVWLPTAANAFNILVVKRFFDSLPFEVFEAARTDGAGPFRMFWSIVLPMSRPIVGVVSVFIIIASLKDYLWPKLVLPDAAVQPLGVRLPNIQSQTELDVTLAALAISTIIPVVLFLVFQRVFLRGAGLGGAVKG, encoded by the coding sequence ATGAGCACGACGCTCAAGCTGCCGACCCTGCGACGTCGACGCGCATCCGAGAACGCCGAGCCCGACGCCCCGCGCGGCGTGCTCTCGGTGCACGACCGACGCCGCGGCCCCGTGCGCGCGGGGCAGGCCGCCTCGCACGTCTTCCTGTTCGTGGGGCTCGTCGTGGTGGGCCTCGGGCCGCTGCTGTGGCTCGCGAAGGCGGCCGTGTCGACGACGCAGGACATCATCCAGCAGCCGCTCGCCCTCTGGCCGAGCGGCATCGACTGGGGCAACCTGCAGCAGGCCTGGGTCGAGGTGGAGGTCGGCAGGTACTTCTTCAACACGATCGCGCTCGCCGCCGGCCAGTGGGTCGTGGGGCTCGTGATCGCCACGACGGGCGCCTACGTGCTGTCGATCCTCCGGCCCGCCTACGCGCGCGTGCTGCAGGCGGCGGTGCTCGCGACGCTCTTCGTGCCCTCGGTCGTGCTGCTCGTGCCGCTGTTCATCACGGTCGCGCGTCCCGCGTTCGGGCCGAGCCTGCTCAACAGCTACCTGGGGGTGTGGCTGCCGACGGCGGCGAACGCCTTCAACATCCTCGTCGTGAAGCGCTTCTTCGACAGCCTGCCGTTCGAGGTGTTCGAGGCGGCGCGCACCGACGGGGCGGGGCCGTTCCGGATGTTCTGGTCGATCGTGCTGCCGATGTCGCGGCCCATCGTGGGGGTCGTCTCGGTGTTCATCATCATCGCCTCGCTCAAGGACTACCTGTGGCCGAAGCTCGTGCTGCCGGATGCGGCGGTGCAGCCGCTCGGTGTGCGGTTGCCGAACATCCAGTCGCAGACCGAGCTCGACGTGACGCTCGCGGCGCTCGCGATCTCGACGATCATCCCCGTCGTGCTGTTCCTGGTCTTCCAGCGGGTGTTCCTGCGGGGCGCGGGGCTGGGGGGCGCGGTCAAGGGGTAG
- a CDS encoding carbohydrate ABC transporter permease — translation MTVIDERRAVEQRLRPRTVTPRRRDRSIRGWVRRGGLVTLLFALPMILVFTVYSWWPILQSIWMSFQKTNLITYRFVGLDNFANVLADPLLGRAVLNTAYFALLALVFGFPLPILMAVLMSEVRRLKGLYSALAYLPVIVPPVVAVLLWKFFYSASPTGVFNTILGWVGIPPQPWIQDATQAMPSLVLEATWAAAGGSIIIYLAALLSVPPELYDAAEVDGATIWHKIWHVTLPQLRGVIFVMLILQIIATAQVFLEPYLFTGGGPNNATVTVLLLIYRYAFENSLGGKYGEATALSVMLALFLAAASFLYFKATQKWSTD, via the coding sequence ATGACCGTCATCGACGAACGGCGCGCCGTGGAGCAGCGCCTGCGTCCGCGGACCGTGACCCCGCGCCGACGCGACCGCAGCATCCGCGGCTGGGTGCGCCGCGGCGGGCTCGTCACCCTGCTGTTCGCGCTGCCGATGATCCTCGTGTTCACCGTGTACAGCTGGTGGCCGATCCTGCAGTCGATCTGGATGAGCTTCCAGAAGACGAACCTCATCACCTACCGCTTCGTCGGCCTCGACAACTTCGCGAACGTGCTCGCCGACCCGCTGCTCGGGCGCGCCGTGCTCAACACCGCCTACTTCGCGCTGCTCGCCCTCGTGTTCGGCTTCCCGCTGCCGATCCTCATGGCGGTGCTCATGAGCGAGGTGCGGCGCCTGAAGGGCCTGTACTCGGCCCTCGCCTACCTGCCCGTCATCGTGCCGCCGGTGGTCGCGGTGCTGCTGTGGAAGTTCTTCTACTCCGCCTCGCCCACGGGCGTCTTCAACACGATCCTCGGCTGGGTCGGCATCCCACCCCAACCGTGGATCCAGGATGCGACGCAGGCGATGCCCTCGCTCGTGCTGGAGGCCACCTGGGCCGCCGCGGGCGGCTCGATCATCATCTACCTCGCGGCGCTGCTCTCCGTGCCGCCCGAGCTCTACGACGCCGCGGAGGTGGACGGCGCCACCATCTGGCACAAGATCTGGCACGTGACGCTGCCGCAGCTGCGCGGCGTGATCTTCGTCATGCTCATCCTGCAGATCATCGCGACCGCGCAGGTGTTCCTCGAGCCGTACCTGTTCACGGGCGGCGGGCCGAACAACGCGACCGTCACCGTGCTGCTGCTCATCTACCGCTACGCGTTCGAGAACAGCCTCGGCGGCAAGTACGGCGAGGCGACCGCGCTCTCGGTCATGCTCGCGCTGTTCCTCGCCGCGGCATCCTTCCTGTACTTCAAGGCCACCCAGAAGTGGAGCACCGACTGA
- a CDS encoding ABC transporter substrate-binding protein → MKSPTKVIAIAAAFATVASLAACSSGGSSDGKVELRVATFPPGADQAAYDAFATQEAQFEKKYPNIDIIGVEYEWEGPTFTAQLAAGSLPDVFTVPFTDAKTLLENGQLADVTEEIDELGYADKFNPIILDAVKDADGHLFGFPRQAYALGLQYNRELFEQAGLDPDSPPTTWDEVREYAKQISEATGKAGYATMTQNNTGGWQLTAQSASRGGFLQSDDGATSTIANDGVKATLEYFHELRWEDDSMGDNFLLDWGSINQEFAAGNIGMYTSGSDLYTALVRDFSLDPSVYGLTTIPMEDGGKVLGGGDIAVLPPTLDDATKAAAVKWVDWYYMQKLLNEDAAVADAKALSDAGQAVGTPVLPVLDQATYEESLTWIEPYVNVPRDQMTGFIDGIFAQTPVGEPKSHTQEVYALLDPVVQAVLTDENADIDALLAQADKDAQALIDG, encoded by the coding sequence ATGAAGTCACCCACCAAGGTGATCGCGATCGCCGCGGCGTTCGCGACTGTCGCGTCGCTCGCCGCCTGCAGCAGCGGAGGATCCTCCGACGGCAAGGTCGAACTGCGCGTCGCCACCTTCCCGCCCGGCGCCGACCAGGCCGCGTACGACGCGTTCGCGACCCAGGAGGCGCAGTTCGAGAAGAAGTACCCGAACATCGACATCATCGGCGTCGAGTACGAGTGGGAGGGCCCGACCTTCACCGCCCAGCTCGCCGCCGGCAGCCTGCCGGACGTGTTCACGGTGCCGTTCACGGATGCCAAGACGCTGCTCGAGAACGGCCAGCTCGCCGACGTCACGGAGGAGATCGACGAGCTCGGCTACGCCGACAAGTTCAACCCCATCATCCTCGACGCCGTGAAGGACGCCGACGGCCACCTGTTCGGCTTCCCGCGCCAGGCCTACGCTCTCGGCCTGCAGTACAACCGCGAGCTGTTCGAGCAGGCGGGGCTCGACCCCGACTCGCCGCCCACCACCTGGGATGAGGTGCGCGAGTACGCGAAGCAGATCTCCGAGGCCACCGGCAAGGCGGGCTACGCCACCATGACCCAGAACAACACGGGCGGATGGCAGCTCACCGCGCAGTCGGCGTCGCGTGGCGGCTTCCTGCAGTCGGACGACGGCGCGACCTCCACGATCGCGAACGACGGCGTGAAGGCGACCCTCGAGTACTTCCACGAGCTGCGCTGGGAGGACGACTCGATGGGCGACAACTTCCTGCTCGACTGGGGTTCGATCAACCAGGAGTTCGCCGCCGGCAACATCGGCATGTACACCTCCGGCTCCGACCTCTACACGGCCCTCGTGCGCGACTTCTCGCTCGACCCGTCCGTCTACGGCCTCACCACCATCCCGATGGAGGACGGCGGCAAGGTGCTCGGCGGCGGCGACATCGCGGTGCTCCCGCCGACCCTCGACGACGCGACGAAGGCCGCGGCCGTCAAGTGGGTCGACTGGTACTACATGCAGAAGCTGCTGAACGAGGATGCCGCGGTCGCCGACGCGAAGGCGCTGTCGGATGCCGGCCAGGCCGTCGGCACCCCGGTGCTGCCGGTGCTCGACCAGGCCACCTACGAGGAGTCGCTCACCTGGATCGAGCCGTACGTCAACGTGCCGCGCGACCAGATGACGGGCTTCATCGACGGCATCTTCGCGCAGACCCCGGTGGGCGAGCCGAAGAGCCACACCCAGGAGGTCTACGCCCTCCTCGACCCGGTCGTCCAGGCCGTGCTGACGGACGAGAACGCCGACATCGACGCGCTCCTCGCCCAGGCCGACAAGGACGCCCAGGCCCTCATCGACGGCTGA